The Branchiostoma lanceolatum isolate klBraLanc5 chromosome 3, klBraLanc5.hap2, whole genome shotgun sequence DNA segment tgaacataaagttgcaGTAAAAGTAATTTCACTTCACTTTATCCATTCAGGTCATTTTATAGCAACGTGTGTACAACACGTCCGTACGTGTGTACAACACGTACAGAGGCTTCAGATCTCAATGAGTCTTCaatttttgccctttggatactgtcaccGATAGACGAGTCAAGTTTAATACCATTTTCTTTAATATTACATTacagcacagccatctgtccttagccaatcaggagcgggtattttactgtttgaaatccacatacacagccaaagttagttagagcacctctctcccttgaggcagaggtgctctagcataaagtctggctctccattggctgagaccagatcccaggttggttatagcacctctgcctcaagggagaggaaataatggtcactccttggtactcgcctgtcacctcaactgaaccacagaagtaaaaccacatgtggacTGGGGATTATTCTAAGAAAATGAGACTCACAACCCAAACATTCATAttggcatattgtgtttgtttcagtgtatatgtcaaactatttcccaatatgtaattgcttagctttgcttcggacagatggctgtgctctaaatcaGTTCAATGATGGACGGGCTTGTTTgtgaggatatatcagagcccgcctcccacggagcttgttggcatcctcggGCTACGCCCTCGAGAGGCCAACAACCTcctcgggaggcggggctctaatatatccccacaaactcacccgcccatccttgaactaatactttttttcatattgctgGCATAAGAGATCATAAGAAACTGCCTGAAGTAGTCTGCAAGTGGCTATCAGCATCACACGCCAGGAGCGTGGGCCCCGGGGAATGTCACAATACGACGGAACGCCCTGGAGGTCTACTGAGGATGGCAGACTGGGCCATTCAAGAAAGGGGGAACATATGGATCAATAAAGGAAAGAAGTCATAGCATACCTTCTTTCATCCAAGGAGTTTTGAACAGATATAACATGTGTCTAaaagaaatatgtaaaataCAAGTCTTGTCTCAGCAATAGTGGAAAAATTAATTTCTTTCTTGTCAGTTATTAAAACTAAACCGCCTTGCTCCCCCGGGTGATACCATTAAGTAAACACCGCTGAGTAAACACAGAAGTCAGAAAGTTATCCAGCTAGATGACTTATTACTGACTGGCGGACGGCCACTGGCGGAGCTACAGTCAGAGAAGTAGATCGGCGACAGCGTTTCCACCGGAGCTGAATATTCAAAACCAGACGCAAATATGTCTCGGTGTTGTTTTTCTGCTGCGGCGTGGCTACTTATCGGTGAGTAAAAGCGTTGTCAAGCGATGATAGGGGTCGGGGAGAGGTTGAGGTAGCGGCGGGGACTGGCCGGCGGTTCCTGGCACGGGACCTCCCGAGCACAGGGCTCAGGCTTGCATGGTCCTGCATTTACGTAACTTGATTTACGAGAAGTGTAGGTGTAGGGGTCAGCCTCGGTTGTACTTTGACCTAGATATAACTGACTGTTGCTTATGTAAGCCTTTGCTTGTTTATTGGGCGTTTTTCTTGTATCTCTGATGACTGACCCCTTTGCAGGTTGTGTAACCGATCCCCTTCCCCATCTAAAGTTCACCAAAAGTTCATAATCTGGAACATTTGATAGCGAAGCAACCCTAccaaattgtcagaaacagaacCTGTGTCGTACAAGACTTTCCCAGTGCTTGttgtcaaggaggttttatcaagatAAAACACTGTTCTATATAACTGTCCACAATCTTTACCCAGGCGATTTGAGGGACACATGCAAATTTAAAGTAAAAGTCCCTCAACTGTCTCTGGGGGGTACAGCGAAAGCAGAGCTCCGAAATAAACATAAACAGGTGAAAACTTCCAAGAAATTGGTCATTTTCAGTGGGTATAAATGTTGGCGTCATAATTCTTTCATTTGCACTAAGAATTAGATGGAGGAAACAAGTTTAATACTCAGTACAACCACCAGCCATTTGTGCTGCttttctccatctctctctctttctctctctagcaaactctaagtatctaccagtttttataagtaaagGGAGGTCAAGATGGCCGGCGCAATGAATACACACTACGTGCGTGtattcgaggctgaaaaacactttgtgttcaACTGTTATtgtgtacaattattgtgtacagttattatgaGTGGATTGCGATGAAAATGTAAATAGTACCCAtcgtcttatcgtcctgtcggacaaaaataaataaaaaaggtatgaagaacttcccAATGCAGACCCCAACAGTGACTTTCCAACATGGTGGCCAGAAATcccttctatcttggaaacgagcggagtaacttataaaaactggtaaatacttagagtttgctgcttgttttgcagtcataattgcatatttaacgtatccagaatgtcaaataatgtccctgccccgtatacactgcattttagactcgggtgaggtcgggtgaggttgGGTTAGGTCaggtgaggtcgggtgaggtgtttaggcatacctgTGAGTCAGCGGTGCAGGACTTAATAAGTTAATTGCTACCCTCTATCCCCCACTGCATGCCACGCCCAAACTTTACTGGCTCCCACAATCCAGCCCTCCTCCACTATCCGCTTGCCTCTCGGGAGGGACTCACTATTGCAGTGGTAGAGGGAAGGAGGGTTTTGTGGTGTCTCAAATTCGCTACTGTAGTACAGTTGTAATACATTAGAAATGCATGAATAGATATGATAAATTTGCGGCCgggaggtcaccatgaaaatgaaacaaaacaaaacacaaacatatagaattgttttgctgttttttctgtgtttctcgATGATGTTTGATTGGATGactttgatactgtaaatgcagaaatgttcgcggtggctttatgttcgcggttttcgcgctCTTtacggcgaacttaaaacctatgcaaaaagccattccattgtgtagTGCTGCTATTGTTtgcaaacgcgaactcaaaaccaccgcgaacactccattttctccctaccatgaaattaaatccccgcacacatttctgcatttacagtaactttttaTTCCTGTCTGAGATGATGTTatgataaaaacaatattttctgaCCACAATCATCAATGTCACTGgaaatgcctttttttatttGATCTATTTTTCATCAAGAGTATTCTGAGATAGCCTGCCCGGGCCTCTCTCCTTGCTTACCTTCTTACCATACTCgttcataacataacataacacaattTCCATTGATTGCATTTTTATCAGCGGGTTTGCATCAAGTGTTAAATTTTCTCTCTCAGGTGTGTATTAGGTTTCTCACTTTacctactgttgtttttttgcagttttgtcTGGGGATTCTTTCCACATCAGCAAACAAAATAACAGCAATCACACCTGATTTCCCCAGATTGGTTTGCATTATCACCTAATTGCAGAAAGAAAAACATGCGTCATACATCTGTGATGATATTCATGACCtcctatctccaagcagatcttggaagggaaatttgtaaattttctaCTTGCTTTGTTTTATTAACACACAATGCCTTAAACTCAAAGAAGTTGAGCAGTCAAAAAAGATCATGATTTTCCCTCTtgagatctgcttagagattaattTATCTCAATCAaggtgtttatttattcatggtGTGTTAATGTTCAAGGGGACTTTGAACTTGTAAATGGTGTTGGTAGGCCTTTGTTTATTAAAAATTTAGGCAGGAATAGTGTGGGATTACATGCAACTCTGCCTCAGGTTACCAATGAAAGGACTGGAGAGCAAGTCAGGAAAGATAATCAACCAAAATAAGTTTTTCATCGCATCTGGTTGTCAGTAGAAGGTTTTCAGAGGTTAGAATACTTCCTTTGACTGAAGAATGTATTTAACAACTTTAATTAAAGGTCAAATTTCTAATATTTGTTTCAGATGTCTTTTCAAACGAAAGAGCTTAGTTAtaatctaccactcaaaaatcttgaccatagcatgtccagaacacgagatatcaaacccggaagttccactgcagtaacATAGCATTTAGCCACTGGGGGGCCTgaaattttgaggtctcaagaaggcctaaccacataccaaatatcctgACAATCAATTAcagcattcttgagttatcgtcagacacacagacagacacacacacaaatgctgacaaaaatataaccttcttggcggaGGTaataaccatgtagatattcAGTGGACTTCATGTAGACCTGTGGACATTTGTTCTTTCCATCTTGTCTTGAGGAAAGGAAGCGTGCTGCCTGTCTACCTCTACAGGACATGATTCACAGAGCAATCAGGTCTTGCACAGATTCCAATGTTTGTAAAGTGCACTGGGGTAGAATTAAGCTGGATTTCTGTCATTTTGTGTCAACAAAGTAAGTCCAGTCCGAGGATGTATTTGCTGGGACTGGATAGACTGGTTTCCTTGAGTAACCAGCTTCTGGGAAGTCTTAAAGACATTTTAGATTGGACAAATTTGTGCAATCTATTTAAAATGGTTGCTGCCCTGCTGGTTTCAACCCATTTCAATAGCCTCCATAGCACTCTCACTGGCTCTCTGGGCCTTACGATGCACTTTCtgctgatgatttttttttgcactggTTGTTTGTGCAGCCGGCCTGTAACCATcaggcctgctatggaggctaccatTTCTAGTGCCCTATGCGATATGGCTGGATATGGGTCACAGGATATGGGTATTGAGGCAGACTATAATCATTCGTTGTTCAAAAAAGTTGCAAGCACACATCCTCAGGCCCAGATGAAACAAATTCAGATGTTTTTTGCAGAACCAGACCCAGACCAAAGCTTTGCAATGATTAAAGTCTGCTTAAGCTCCATAATTAAGGGACACACTGAAAATCAATGCTGCAGTTGGATGTGTCAAAGTACTGTATGTGTCATTTGTGTATGTTGAAAGGACTGTCACGATTACAAAGGCAAATTGCACTCGTAATGCACATACCAAtgtaacaagtacatgtacatgtcaaggCCAGCATATCAGTACTGTAGTACTTGTTTGAGGTTGTTGAAAGATAGAGTCATTATACAGTCTTGCTTGACTTTTTCACACTTGCAAAGACGGATTTACTTCATTATCTCAGTTATTAATGAgcattttttgtatgtttgtggatatgtttggaaaaaaaataagcaTTTTGTATGACCATCAAATTAGTATTTTGTTGATTGACGGGATAATAGGTTTATTGTGTGTTTATCATTTTGTGCTCTCGATGTCCATGTTTCATAAAAGACAAATTGGTAGCTAAGTTTCTTTGTAGACTCCACCCATGATTCTCCACCCATACTTTTGTCCCTCTGTACTCTGCAGGGCTGACTGTGTGTGGAGGGGGTCATGCCCTGACCTACAAGGCGACGTTCGACATGGGAGGAGTGACAGGGACCGTAACGTTTCAGGAGCCGGCTGCCTCTACCAGCATCAACATCGCTCTGACTGGACTCAGCGGCACCTGGGGGCTGAAGATTAGTACATTCCCTGTGGCGTACGACACAGCAGCGCCGTGTTCAGATCTGGGAGCGTCTTACCATGACTTCACCAGAACTATCAATCCTACTTCTACTGTTACAGAAAACCTAAGTGGGAAAACCTTATCCCACAGGTGGGTAGACTcaacttacttactttactcAATATTAGTGTTGtaaaatatttagaattagTAGTGATTGTTTTATGAATTTTTCCAAAGTTTTCAATGTATTTGATTATCTTCGGTGTATGTGTccattgtgtttgtttatctgcttgaaaatgaaatagattGTTAAAAAGTTCTGCTTTGTTTCCATCAGATCCGTGCTTCTGACTGACACCAGTGACCCCACCAACGTACGCTGTGCCACCATCCTCCCAGAGTCTGTCACCATGACGACTGCCATTGCCAAGTTCGGTGGCCCTGTCAGTGGATTTGTCATGTTTCGTCAGCCGTCGGACGACCCATCTGCTACGACAATCATCATATCCAACCTCTTCTATAGTCGGAGTACCGATTCTGCTGTGGACACGAGCAATAACTGGGAGGTACGCAGCAACGCTCCGAGCAGCAGTGGAGACCTGGCGTCACGCTGTACATCGACAGGCAGCATCGTAAGGGACCTAGGCCAAACCATGATTGGAATCACCAGTGGAAGTGGGAGAAAATTTGACACGATCGACAGCTTGGCTTTGTCTGGTGGAAGTGCCGTAGTTGGAAAATCTCTTGTTGTGAAGGACTCTTCTAACAATGTTGTGGCATGTGCAGAGATTTACCAGCTTGAAGCGATGTCAGTGACTGCGAGGTTTGACATGAGTGGGGTGAAAGGGACCTTTGTCTTTGCCCAGGACTCACCGTACGACTCCACAACCGTCACCATAAACGTCAACAACATTGGAGCCAATGCAATCAACTACCACGTCCACGAGTACCCAATCCCACCCAAGGCAGCTGAGGAGGGCATGTGCAGTGGAACGTATACCGGAGGGCACCTCAATCCTTTTGACAGGGACCCGAGTTCTGACAGCTATCCTGGTCCTGCAGTAGGTACCGGTGATCAGTACGAACTCGGTGACTTAAGTGGAAAGTTTGGTAATTTTGACGGCATGACCAGTGTAGATACTGTGAATACTGACTGGTACCTTCCACTGTATGGACGGTACAGTATTGTTGGTCGGTCCCTTATAATCCACGATACGACTGGTAGTAGATGGGTGTGTGCAAACATTGGTTACCCCAGAGAAGTCATCACAGCGATGGCAGTGTTCAAAACTCCCGTAGCTGGTCAGCTCGTCCTGCGGCAGGTTAAAGACAAGCCATATTTGGACACCTCGGTGTTCCTTTCTGTATCATATATCGATGGCACAGCTGGGACTTCAGACCACAGCTGGCACGTGCACGAGGACTCCATGGGCCTGGACTATGCCACTGTGGAAAACAGGTGCTCAAGCACGGCAGGACACTTCAACCCATATGCAGTCGACCTTTCAGGGAACTATGCCTCGCAATGCAATGGAGACAATCCACTCCGCTGCGAGCTTGGCGATTTGTCTGGCAAACACGGCAAAATCAATGTGGGCTCGGAAGACAGCATCAGCAGGAACTTTTACACCGACATCGAGCTCCCGCTGTCTGGTCCGGAGGCTGTGATTGGTCGCTCAATGGTGATTCACCAGGCGAACTCCGGTGGCGGAAGGCAGGCCTGTGCAAACATTTTCAAGCTGCCTGCTGTTGAAGTGTCGACGCAGACATGGCATGCTCAGGGGGGCGTCAGCATCTCAGGAACCTTTAGCGTAACCCAGCCATCTCCGTTCGACTCCACCACCACCGTCATCGATGTATCTGGCTTGAGTAACAATGCAAAAGATTACCATGTGCACGAGCGCCCCGTACCGTTCGGAGGAGACAACCCGTGCAGTGCGGCGTCTGTTGCTGGACATTATAATCCTTTTAATGTCGTCATTGCCGACAGTCCTGCTAATGGAAGTGGGACAAGTGACCAGTATGAGATCGGAGACCTAAGCGGCAAATATGGCTCCATGCAGGGACAGACCGGTTTTTCAGAGACTAACCAGGATGGTAACCTTCCCCTGTTTGGGACGTACAGTTCCATTGGAAGGTCAATTGTAATCCACGACAATAATGGAGGCAGGTGGCACTGTGCAAACTTAACCAGAGTCCTGCCCGTGGATGCGTCCACGGTGTCTGCCATGGCCGAGTTTGAAGCCATAAGTCCAGCGGGTGAAAATACCATCACAGGCAAAATTGTTTTGGTAAGTACTACAGAGGACGAGGTCCAGACTAATTTGCCATTTCAGTCTGGGGTTGACCCTTTTCCTTTTCAAGAAGGGCTCCTAAATTCACTCCAGGCATGGTCTCCTGCAAATATATGATTGACAGGTTACAACATGTCCTCTGACATGTGTCAATCTCTGCCAGTGGTGTGCAAATTAGGGTTCAGGACACCAAAGTGTAGTCTCACCAGGTATTGCAATTATCCTGCTGGCCATGAGATCAATGCCTTTATGTATACATCCCTTCTTATATGTGTAACACTTTTATGTTTGACTGGAAACTTTTTATCTTCCAGACTCAGGTGATCTACGCGGATGGCAGTGGGGGTGACACAACCCTCCAGGTTGACATCAAGTACGCCAAGGATGCCAGCAAACAGGTATGACACCGTCTGACACAGCCTGGGAGGGGTGAAAATGGCACACAGGTGACATCAGctgcaaaacaagaaaatcaGTCATCCATGAAATCCAGTTTTTGTGGCCTAACCTCAACAATAATAGTTTAATCTACTCTAACCAATGAGGATTTGAACCGATTGTTTAGAGACAGGAAATAAGAGCTGGAATTGCAAAACTTTCATACCATTGATGTACATTATTCCTTCCATTTCCTGTGAGGTGCCAAGATTTCTACCGGAATTCTGGCTAGAATTGCAAAAATTTGCTGAGTCTCTTGGAAATTTCCCATCTTGCGTTATTTCTTAATCCGTCTATTTTTCTGACTTCAAAGGGAGAAATAACTTGATTTTCAATCCACAAGCACACTTTGCAAATTCAATTTACACCAGTGTTGGGCAGGGGCtttttgatattgattttcttaTCCGCTGATTTACTGAGATATGCATGGGACAGATGCAGAATAATAATGTAACTGCTTCTACTACAATGTACTAAAAAGAAAAGAGttcagaaaaaagaaacaattatGAAACCTGAGTATATCATCAAACAATGAAATCCCCAAAGAGCCCACAAACTCCATAACATTACtgcaatcattaaaaaaaactaaaccaGGCCTCTTTAAGACAAAGGCTTGACAAATATATAACAATAGCATGTGGATGAACCTGCTTGCTAATCTGACCTAGCTGAAATTCTCACAGGATGGTACCTGTTGTACCCTGTTGTACCCTGTTGTACCCTGTTGTAGGTGTTGATACACCTGCTATAGTGCACCTGCTGGTTCTGCCACACCTGCTGTAGGCACCAGTAGGTACAACAGGTGCTGATACACCTGCTTTTGGTACCAGTACACCTGTGATAGGTGCTGGTGCACCTTCTGTTCTTACCAGACCACCTGCTCTACAGGTACCAGTACACCTGTTATACATTGTAGGCGGCGGTTCACCTGTTGTTGGTACCAGTGCACCAGCTCTGGGTACCACTACACCTGTTAtaggtactacatgtaagtataacTGGTTACAGGTGGACCCGTTTTTCATGGCTTTTGTGAAACTCTGTGTAGAAAATGTTGGGTCATGCATAAAAAAGTAGTTTTGCTCGTCTTCCAGCTTCCTGGTGCAATTTTTGCGTTAGCATAAACAGGTGTAATTTTCCCCCGATGCCATAATGTATGCACGCCCATACCACCCTCCCTAGCACAGCCTTTAGACTTCACAACTGTTGGCCAGACATCTTTCTAATTACAACGGTGTTTGATGTACAGCTCACTGCACTCACAACAAGCTCCCCTCTAATCCAAGCCCTCTGCTCTTGTCACGAGCTACACTTAAACTTCATGCAGCAGAAGTCTCGTAAAGGGTTTTTAGCTTTGATGAAATAGCAGGAAACAAAAGATGAAAGTAAAGTTCCAACTAAATCCAAGGTGGAGCATATTTTATGGCCGACTAACGCTGTTGTGAAGGTTCGCACTGTTGGTCAGCCGAGGATGCTTCAGTCCTGCAAtaacaacatacattgtatgtctggTATTTGAAGCAGCTGGTATCCATGACGACAAGTTATTTTTACCTGGTTGTTGATTTTGCCTGCAACTGCTCTTAGTTCCTCATTCTTGAATGGGTGTCTTCAACCAACATTCTAAGTCTGAGTTGAGAATTCAAGAGAGgtttttgaaaaacaatgtcTAAAAGTCGTCTTCATTTCAAGGGCTCCTTTTGCCGAGTGTTGCTTCAGaaggaaatgaagaaaaaaatgaagtaaAAGAGTATTCCTGTATATGTAACCAGGTTTGGAAGTTTGCAATCAACTATATTGTCTTTAACTATTTGGGTTATGATGGAAATAAAGATACCTTGATAATATATAAAACTTGACTGTATACCCAGTAAATACTTGAAATATTCATCTTccaacattgtgcccttggaaaatgaGTTTTAATCACATTCAAAGATAGTGATAGTTAAGCAGATATTATTTCGCAATGTGGGCCAAACAAATTGCACACAGAGAAAAGCCCTTCGCTGGAGCCAAATGTTGTCAAACTACCTGTTATGCCTCTAATGTTGCCACCACTTAAGTGATATGAGGTATTTGAAGACTTAGAGCTGAATAAACACAGTGAGCTGGTTTGAAGATTGGCACGATATACCGGTTTGGTGGAGTATTGAGTAGAAGGATCAGGTGTCATTGTTGGAAATTACACTGTAGTTATAGAAAATTAACAAGCACCTCACCTCACCCCACAACAAAAGACAGTAACAATAGGAAACAGGACAAGGAGATTATACTATCTCCTTGTACAGTTGGTGTGTGAGGATTTTGGGTGCCAAATTTAGTTTCAGCCCAGATGTTGATGCAAATTTTTCCCACTGAATCAGATATATGTTCAGAATTTGCAATGTATCATTCACCTAGGCACAAAATCCCACATAACTTCTGTTTTAATCCCCATTCCACAATCTCTCCTATAATCATTACCGACAGTAGTTGAGAGGAAGTCAACCTGGAAGTTTTCTCTGGTGTTTTAATCCTTTTAAATTGTGGGGAGGAACTAGGTCAGCACCTGAGATCTGATACTATCAGTTTTTATAATCTAGGTAAGATCTTTGGTTTTGTTCCAGAGGTATGTGGCTTATGTACACTGTCCCTTGGCACTTTGGGTaaagtaaaaaacaaaacaaagagagTCCCAGGCAAGATGAGTGATTGAAAATGGGCTACATTGCTCGGGGGCCCAATATCTTATTTCACTTCTTTTTGAGCCCAAAAGTTATCAACCATTAAAAGATAAGGACCATAGGATAGCATGTTCACTAAAGATGATTTGAAACAACTGTAGTTAAGCTCTAGGTACCAAAGAAAGCCAACAGGTGACCATTTCTACAATAGGCCAAAACCTACAGGTAGCCTGCCAATGGTTAATTGAATACTACAgctatgtctgtgtgtttttggttgtgttaggagcaaactttgacgAAAATATCACCCTCAGttcactatcacacacaacatttggacaaaaaagtgttcctcacaaacctttgctgAATAACagaattctgggtaatgaatatgcatatggcggcaggaaaatacatgtgccgtaggttgcagcaacaaagaggggtttttgATGATTGCTCACACTTCGAGTCCAGTTGCGgattagcaaaagagattcttaTAAGTTGTCTTGTTAATAATTCTGGTTTAAGCAGGAAGCAGATGTGGCATTTGttttataaaccagcgaacaaccatgtTGTAATGATATTCTCCCATGACgccctcagactgtgtcaataagggacCGAGAGTTTTTGACGTTGCCATCTTTGAATGCTTGGTTgtcaaagcttttcagacagtgttctgaaaaCGTtcgtctgtcaggtttgcattgctggcgttataactgatgttgcatctagcacatatccctaaataccccgctTTTAAACATCTCGAGTTTATATTACCCTTCGAGTTTATGTGAACCAACGTTATACTTTTGCAGACGTCTGACCACAGCTGGCACATCCATGAACAGCCTGTGAACGGTGATGAGAACGCCCCCACGTCTCGATGTTCCAGCTGCAGAGGACACTTCAACCCTTACAATGCTGACCTGGGGGTAAGACTTTGTTGTACCATAACAGCAGACCTAGATGTGTAGTTCTTTAACCCTTGTTTTTGTATGTCTGTCAGGTCCTATTTTTTCCAAAGATTATGTGGTGAAATGTCTGATTTAAGAACATGAAAAAtaatgaaagtgatcttgaacccaGCTTAGCTGGCACCAAAGAGCAAATCTTCCACTGATTGTGACTGAAAAGACACTGTCAGTGCATGAGTATTTACAGGTCCATTGAAATTCTCCTAGGTCTTTTTTAATTGGTAAAATGAACAGTGAGCAATAACAGCTCggatttgaactcccaacctctcGGACCAGAGGTAGGGTTGCTTACCACTGGACTTTGCACTCTACAGAAAGattaaggaaaaaaaattagctGGAACACAACATCATATTCAGCAAAGAAAACTTTTCATGTATCAGTTGCCACTCATCATTGGTTAAGCTATAGGGAAAAATGAGGGAGGTTTCAGGCTCCTCCAACCTGTTTGCTTGTGACTTGCAGGGGAACTATGCCACCCTGTGTAAGCCTGGGAACCCACTGCGCTGTGAGCTGGGAGATCTGAGTGGGAAGCAGGGCAAGTAcgcggtgggaggggggctgcagGTCTACACTGATGTGGATATTCCACTGTATGGCGAGCTCACAGGTAATGGGATTCTTATTGTTCACTATTTGACAAACGTTTTGCATTAAACGCCAACAT contains these protein-coding regions:
- the LOC136430680 gene encoding uncharacterized protein isoform X2 — translated: MSRCCFSAAAWLLIGLTVCGGGHALTYKATFDMGGVTGTVTFQEPAASTSINIALTGLSGTWGLKISTFPVAYDTAAPCSDLGASYHDFTRTINPTSTVTENLSGKTLSHRSVLLTDTSDPTNVRCATILPESVTMTTAIAKFGGPVSGFVMFRQPSDDPSATTIIISNLFYSRSTDSAVDTSNNWEVRSNAPSSSGDLASRCTSTGSIVRDLGQTMIGITSGSGRKFDTIDSLALSGGSAVVGKSLVVKDSSNNVVACAEIYQLEAMSVTARFDMSGVKGTFVFAQDSPYDSTTVTINVNNIGANAINYHVHEYPIPPKAAEEGMCSGTYTGGHLNPFDRDPSSDSYPGPAVGTGDQYELGDLSGKFGNFDGMTSVDTVNTDWYLPLYGRYSIVGRSLIIHDTTGSRWVCANIGYPREVITAMAVFKTPVAGQLVLRQVKDKPYLDTSVFLSVSYIDGTAGTSDHSWHVHEDSMGLDYATVENRCSSTAGHFNPYAVDLSGNYASQCNGDNPLRCELGDLSGKHGKINVGSEDSISRNFYTDIELPLSGPEAVIGRSMVIHQANSGGGRQACANIFKLPAVEVSTQTWHAQGGVSISGTFSVTQPSPFDSTTTVIDVSGLSNNAKDYHVHERPVPFGGDNPCSAASVAGHYNPFNVVIADSPANGSGTSDQYEIGDLSGKYGSMQGQTGFSETNQDGNLPLFGTYSSIGRSIVIHDNNGGRWHCANLTRVLPVDASTVSAMAEFEAISPAGENTITGKIVLTQVIYADGSGGDTTLQVDIKYAKDASKQTSDHSWHIHEQPVNGDENAPTSRCSSCRGHFNPYNADLGGNYATLCKPGNPLRCELGDLSGKQGKYAVGGGLQVYTDVDIPLYGELTVVGRSIVIHEANSGGGRLGCGTIRPMTQTATIAFPPIDNFDSTDFRTTVANLLEIAVWKVAIFYVPTANPNTIRECQEVTFYVLGDIEQSKVAALVSGSQASELGKYAPTGSCKSYIGPPLPVYSSATTWGRTSVLFMTLLLGTMGWLLS
- the LOC136430680 gene encoding uncharacterized protein isoform X1 — protein: MRLSALTVFLHLCVLRTSTKCDHEGLTVCGGGHALTYKATFDMGGVTGTVTFQEPAASTSINIALTGLSGTWGLKISTFPVAYDTAAPCSDLGASYHDFTRTINPTSTVTENLSGKTLSHRSVLLTDTSDPTNVRCATILPESVTMTTAIAKFGGPVSGFVMFRQPSDDPSATTIIISNLFYSRSTDSAVDTSNNWEVRSNAPSSSGDLASRCTSTGSIVRDLGQTMIGITSGSGRKFDTIDSLALSGGSAVVGKSLVVKDSSNNVVACAEIYQLEAMSVTARFDMSGVKGTFVFAQDSPYDSTTVTINVNNIGANAINYHVHEYPIPPKAAEEGMCSGTYTGGHLNPFDRDPSSDSYPGPAVGTGDQYELGDLSGKFGNFDGMTSVDTVNTDWYLPLYGRYSIVGRSLIIHDTTGSRWVCANIGYPREVITAMAVFKTPVAGQLVLRQVKDKPYLDTSVFLSVSYIDGTAGTSDHSWHVHEDSMGLDYATVENRCSSTAGHFNPYAVDLSGNYASQCNGDNPLRCELGDLSGKHGKINVGSEDSISRNFYTDIELPLSGPEAVIGRSMVIHQANSGGGRQACANIFKLPAVEVSTQTWHAQGGVSISGTFSVTQPSPFDSTTTVIDVSGLSNNAKDYHVHERPVPFGGDNPCSAASVAGHYNPFNVVIADSPANGSGTSDQYEIGDLSGKYGSMQGQTGFSETNQDGNLPLFGTYSSIGRSIVIHDNNGGRWHCANLTRVLPVDASTVSAMAEFEAISPAGENTITGKIVLTQVIYADGSGGDTTLQVDIKYAKDASKQTSDHSWHIHEQPVNGDENAPTSRCSSCRGHFNPYNADLGGNYATLCKPGNPLRCELGDLSGKQGKYAVGGGLQVYTDVDIPLYGELTVVGRSIVIHEANSGGGRLGCGTIRPMTQTATIAFPPIDNFDSTDFRTTVANLLEIAVWKVAIFYVPTANPNTIRECQEVTFYVLGDIEQSKVAALVSGSQASELGKYAPTGSCKSYIGPPLPVYSSATTWGRTSVLFMTLLLGTMGWLLS